One segment of Prionailurus bengalensis isolate Pbe53 chromosome D4, Fcat_Pben_1.1_paternal_pri, whole genome shotgun sequence DNA contains the following:
- the SIT1 gene encoding signaling threshold-regulating transmembrane adapter 1: MRSRCDNYTSDQLVPGIPSIAQAWGLWALSGAVMLLLLISLAAHLFRWTSGRSQSHPGQRRPGGSVEEVPLYGNLHYLQTGRLSQEPGPDQQDPTPRGPSTAAEEVMCYTSLQLRPSQGRIPSPGTPIKYSEVVLDSEPKPQASGPEPELYASVCAQTRRARASFPDQAYANSQPAPS, from the exons ATGAGGAGCAGATGTGACAATTACACTTCGGATCAGCTAGTGCCCG GAATCCCCTCCATTGCCCAGGCCTGGGGACTATGGGCCCTCTCAGGGGCTGTGATGCTGCTGCTTCTCATCTCACTGGCTGCGCACTTGTTCCGATGGACTAGTGGCCGaagccagagccacccaggacaGAGACG CCCTGGAGGGTCTGTGGAAGAGGTCCCTCTGTATGGGAACCTGCATTATCTTCAGACTG GTCGGCTGTCTCAGGAACCAGGGCCAGATCAGCAGGATCCAACGCCTAGAGGCCCCAGCACG GCTGCAGAGGAAGTGATGTGCTATACCAGCCTGCAGTTGCGGCCTTCTCAGGGCCGTATCCCCAGCCCTGGAACCCCCATCAAGTACTCAGAGGTGGTGCTGGATTCTGAGCCAAAGCCCCAGGCCTCAGGCCCTGAGCCTGAGCTCTACGCCTCAGTGTGTGCCCAGACCCGCAGAGCGCGGGCTTCCTTCCCAGACCAGGCTTATGCCAATAGCCAGCCTGCACCTAGCTGA
- the CCDC107 gene encoding coiled-coil domain-containing protein 107 isoform X1 — MADSVSCVGVLGLLLVSALPGVLGDRSSPDLRAHPGDPFQVGPEAAEPRRRPPPKDQRERARAGALPLGALYTAAVVAFVLYKCLQQGKDENALLQEEAGKKESLQSEQQLAQLTQQLAQTEQHLNNLMAQLDPLFERVTTLAGAQQELLNMKLQTIHQLLQESKPNKGVEVPEPEASIPFPEDLCIEEEEAGDSQAWEEPLNWSTETRNLAPPWEVEQGLRRRCSKAVGRAAAPIPAWEEERQLKV; from the exons ATGGCGGACTCGGTTTCATGTGTGGGTGTGCTGGGGTTGCTACTTGTGTCTGCACTGCCCGGGGTCCTCGGAGACCGCTCCAGCCCCGACCTCCGGGCACACCCAG GAGACCCCTTCCAGGTCGGCCCTGAGGCCGCGGAACCCCGGCGACGGCCGCCGCCCAAGGACCAGCGCGAGCGGGCCCGGGCCGGGGCTCTGCCTCTGGGGGCGCTGTACACCGCAGCTGTCGTGGCTTTTGTGCTGTACAAGTGTTTGCAG CAGGGGAAAGATGAGAATGCTCTTCTCCAAGAGGAGGCAGGCAAGAAAGAATCACTGCAGTCAG AGCAACAGTTGGCCCAGTTGACACAACAGCTGGCCCAGACAGAGCAACACCTGAACAATCTGATGGCCCAGCTGGACCCCCTTTTTGAGCG TGTGACTACCCTGGCTGGAGCCCAGCAGGAGCTTCTGAACATGAAGCTTCAGACCATCCACCAGCTGCTACAAGAGAGCAAGCCAAACAAGGGTGTGGAGGTTCCAGAACCAG AGGCCAGCATACCCTTTCCTGAGGACTTATGtatagaggaggaggaggctggtgaCAGTCAGGCCTGGGAGGAGCCCTTGAACTGGAGCACAGAGACAAGGAACCTAGCTCCTCCCTGGGAAGTGGAGCAGGGGCTAAGGAGAAGATGCAGCAAGGCTGTGGGAAGGGCCGCGGCCCCAATCCCCGCCTGGGAGGAGGAACGACAGCTGAAGGTTTAG
- the CCDC107 gene encoding coiled-coil domain-containing protein 107 isoform X2, translating into MADSVSCVGVLGLLLVSALPGVLGDRSSPDLRAHPGDPFQVGPEAAEPRRRPPPKDQRERARAGALPLGALYTAAVVAFVLYKCLQGKDENALLQEEAGKKESLQSEQQLAQLTQQLAQTEQHLNNLMAQLDPLFERVTTLAGAQQELLNMKLQTIHQLLQESKPNKGVEVPEPEASIPFPEDLCIEEEEAGDSQAWEEPLNWSTETRNLAPPWEVEQGLRRRCSKAVGRAAAPIPAWEEERQLKV; encoded by the exons ATGGCGGACTCGGTTTCATGTGTGGGTGTGCTGGGGTTGCTACTTGTGTCTGCACTGCCCGGGGTCCTCGGAGACCGCTCCAGCCCCGACCTCCGGGCACACCCAG GAGACCCCTTCCAGGTCGGCCCTGAGGCCGCGGAACCCCGGCGACGGCCGCCGCCCAAGGACCAGCGCGAGCGGGCCCGGGCCGGGGCTCTGCCTCTGGGGGCGCTGTACACCGCAGCTGTCGTGGCTTTTGTGCTGTACAAGTGTTTGCAG GGGAAAGATGAGAATGCTCTTCTCCAAGAGGAGGCAGGCAAGAAAGAATCACTGCAGTCAG AGCAACAGTTGGCCCAGTTGACACAACAGCTGGCCCAGACAGAGCAACACCTGAACAATCTGATGGCCCAGCTGGACCCCCTTTTTGAGCG TGTGACTACCCTGGCTGGAGCCCAGCAGGAGCTTCTGAACATGAAGCTTCAGACCATCCACCAGCTGCTACAAGAGAGCAAGCCAAACAAGGGTGTGGAGGTTCCAGAACCAG AGGCCAGCATACCCTTTCCTGAGGACTTATGtatagaggaggaggaggctggtgaCAGTCAGGCCTGGGAGGAGCCCTTGAACTGGAGCACAGAGACAAGGAACCTAGCTCCTCCCTGGGAAGTGGAGCAGGGGCTAAGGAGAAGATGCAGCAAGGCTGTGGGAAGGGCCGCGGCCCCAATCCCCGCCTGGGAGGAGGAACGACAGCTGAAGGTTTAG
- the ARHGEF39 gene encoding rho guanine nucleotide exchange factor 39 isoform X2 encodes MESPGASARCPVQEQRARWERKRACTARELLETERRYQEQLGLVATYFVGILRAKGTLRPAERQALFGPWELIYGASQELLPYLEGGHWGQGLEGFCPHLELYTQFAANAERSQTTLQEQLKKNKRFRRFVRLQEGRPEFGSLHLQDLLPLPLQRLQQYENLVMALAENTGPNSPDHQQLTRAARLISETAQRVHSIGQRQKNDQHLRRVQALLSGRQAKGLTSGRWFLRQGWLLVVPPRGEPRPRMFFLFSDVLLMAKPRPPLHLLQSGTFACRALYPMAQCQLHRVFGHSGGPCGGLLSLSFPCEKLLLMSTDQEELLRWHHSLTLAISSQKS; translated from the exons ATGGAGAGCCCGGGAGCCAGTGCTCGGTGCCCCGTGCAAGAGCAGCGTGCCCGTTGGGAGCGGAAACGCGCCTGCACTGCCCGGGAGCTGCTGGAGACCGAACGGCGCTACCAGGAACAGCTGGGGCTGGTGGCCACG TACTTCGTGGGGATTCTGAGAGCCAAGGGCACCCTGCGACCAGCGGAGCGCCAGGCCCTGTTTGGGCCCTGGGAGCTCATTTACGGCGCCAGCCA AGAGCTGCTTCCCTACCTCGAAGGAGGGCACTGGGGACAGGGGCTGGAAGGCTTCTGCCCCCACCTGGAGCTCTACACCCAATTTGCTGCCAATGCAGAGAGGTCCCAGACCACCCTGCAG gaacaactaaagaaaaataaacgttTCCGGAGGTTTGTGCGACTTCAGGAAGGCCGCCCTGAGTTTGGAAGCCTGCATCTTCAGgacctgctccctctgcctctgcagAGGCTGCAGCA GTATGAAAATCTTGTCATGGCTTTGGCTGAAAACACAGGTCCCAACAGCCCTGACCACCAACAGCTCACAC GGGCTGCCCGGCTGATCAGTGAGACTGCTCAGAGAGTCCACAGCATTGGTCAGAGACAGAAGAATGACCAGCACCTCCGGCGTGTTCAGGCTTTGCTCAGTGGCCGCCAGGCAAAGGGGCTTACCTCAG GTCGCTGGTTCCTACGTCAGGGCTGGCTACTGGTAGTGCCTCCCCGTGGGGAGCCTCGGCCCCGAATGTTCTTCCTCTTCTCGGATGTGCTCCTCATGGCCAAACCTCGACCCCCACTGCATCTGCTGCAGAGTGGCACCTTTGCCTGCCGTGCCCTCTACCCCATGGCCCAGTGTCAACTCCACAGGGTCTTTGGCCACTCAGGAGGCCCTTGTGGTGGACTGCTCAGC CTGTCCTTTCCCTGTGAGAAGCTACTGCTTATGTCCACAGACCAGGAAGAGCTGTTGCGCTGGCACCACAGTCTGACTTTGGCCATCAG CAGCCAGAAGAGCTAG
- the ARHGEF39 gene encoding rho guanine nucleotide exchange factor 39 isoform X1 yields the protein MRFGGPRWCSVLCGASRRQGAHSSPRPCPRSRWNLNHRRAEAGSIDPLARHGEPGSQCSVPRARAACPLGAETRLHCPGAAGDRTALPGTAGAGGHVLRGDSESQGHPATSGAPGPVWALGAHLRRQPEQLKKNKRFRRFVRLQEGRPEFGSLHLQDLLPLPLQRLQQYENLVMALAENTGPNSPDHQQLTRAARLISETAQRVHSIGQRQKNDQHLRRVQALLSGRQAKGLTSGRWFLRQGWLLVVPPRGEPRPRMFFLFSDVLLMAKPRPPLHLLQSGTFACRALYPMAQCQLHRVFGHSGGPCGGLLSLSFPCEKLLLMSTDQEELLRWHHSLTLAISSQKS from the exons ATGCGGTTCGGTGGcccccgctggtgctctgtcCTGTGCGGAGCCTCCCGACGCCAGGGGGCGCATTCTTCTCCTCGGCCCTGCCCCAGGAGCCGTTGGAATTTGAATCACCGGCGGGCTGAGGCCGGAAGCATTGACCCCCTAGCCAGGCATGGAGAGCCCGGGAGCCAGTGCTCGGTGCCCCGTGCAAGAGCAGCGTGCCCGTTGGGAGCGGAAACGCGCCTGCACTGCCCGGGAGCTGCTGGAGACCGAACGGCGCTACCAGGAACAGCTGGGGCTGGTGGCCACG TACTTCGTGGGGATTCTGAGAGCCAAGGGCACCCTGCGACCAGCGGAGCGCCAGGCCCTGTTTGGGCCCTGGGAGCTCATTTACGGCGCCAGCCA gaacaactaaagaaaaataaacgttTCCGGAGGTTTGTGCGACTTCAGGAAGGCCGCCCTGAGTTTGGAAGCCTGCATCTTCAGgacctgctccctctgcctctgcagAGGCTGCAGCA GTATGAAAATCTTGTCATGGCTTTGGCTGAAAACACAGGTCCCAACAGCCCTGACCACCAACAGCTCACAC GGGCTGCCCGGCTGATCAGTGAGACTGCTCAGAGAGTCCACAGCATTGGTCAGAGACAGAAGAATGACCAGCACCTCCGGCGTGTTCAGGCTTTGCTCAGTGGCCGCCAGGCAAAGGGGCTTACCTCAG GTCGCTGGTTCCTACGTCAGGGCTGGCTACTGGTAGTGCCTCCCCGTGGGGAGCCTCGGCCCCGAATGTTCTTCCTCTTCTCGGATGTGCTCCTCATGGCCAAACCTCGACCCCCACTGCATCTGCTGCAGAGTGGCACCTTTGCCTGCCGTGCCCTCTACCCCATGGCCCAGTGTCAACTCCACAGGGTCTTTGGCCACTCAGGAGGCCCTTGTGGTGGACTGCTCAGC CTGTCCTTTCCCTGTGAGAAGCTACTGCTTATGTCCACAGACCAGGAAGAGCTGTTGCGCTGGCACCACAGTCTGACTTTGGCCATCAG CAGCCAGAAGAGCTAG
- the CA9 gene encoding carbonic anhydrase 9 isoform X2, with protein MAPLCPSPWLPLWIPVPSRGPAVQLLLLLLLLVPAHPQSLPQMQGAPGLGGDSSGEDDQLDGENPPSEEDPPGEEDPPGEGDPPGEDPSGMKTEPGEEDSLKLEDLPTVEVPRDTQGSQNNAHRHNKGDDHSHWRYGADPPWPQVSPACAGRFQSPVDIRPELAAFCPALQPLELLGFELPPLPELRLRNNGHTVQLTLPPGLEMALGPGREYRALQLHLHWGAAGRPGSEHTVDGHRFPAEIHVVHLSTAFAKVDDALGRPGGLAVLAAFLQEGPEENSAYEQLLSHLEEIAEEDSETWVPGLDVSALLPSDLSRYFRYEGSLTTPPCAQGVIWTVFNQTVRLSAKQLHTLSASLWGPDDARLQMNFRETQPLNGRMIEASFPAGVESSPRTVEPVHQNPCLAAGDILALVFGLLFAVTCIAFLVQMRRQQRLRSGTKGNVSYHPAEVTETVA; from the exons ATGGCTCCCCTGTGCCCTAGTCCCTGGCTCCCTCTGTGGATCCCGGTCCCTTCCCGGGGCCCTGCTGTGCAACTGCTGCTGTTACTGCTGCTCCTGGTGCCTGCCCATCCCCAGAGCCTGCCCCAgatgcagggggcacctgggttgggaGGAGATTCATCTGGGGAAGATGATCAACTGGATGGGGAGAACCCACCCAGTGAAGAGGATCCACCTGGAGAGGAGGATCCACCTGGAGAGGGGGACCCACCTGGAGAGGACCCATCTGGAATGAAGACTGAACCAGGAGAAGAGGACTCTCTGAAGTTAGAGGATCTACCTACTGTTGAGGTACCCAGGGATACTCAAGGCTCCCAGAATAATGCCCACAGGCACAACAAAG GAGATGACCACAGTCATTGGCGCTATGGAG CCGACCCGCCCTGGCCCCAGGTGTCCCCAGCCTGCGCAGGCCGCTTCCAATCGCCGGTAGATATCCGCCCGGAGCTCGCCGCATTTTGCCCCGCCCTGCAACCCCTGGAACTCCTAGGCTTTGAGCTCCCGCCTCTCCCAGAACTGCGCCTGCGCAACAATGGCCACACCG TGCAACTGACCCTGCCTCCGGGGCTGGAAATGGCTCTGGGTCCCGGGCGGGAGTACCGGGCCCTGCAGTTGCATCTGCACTGGGGGGCTGCGGGTCGCCCGGGCTCGGAGCACACGGTTGACGGCCACCGTTTCCCTGCCGAG ATCCACGTGGTTCACCTCAGCACTGCATTTGCCAAAGTTGATGATgccttggggcgcccggggggacTAGCCGTGCTGGCCGCCTTTCTGCAG GAGGGCCCAGAAGAAAACAGCGCCTATGAGCAGTTGCTGTCACATTTGGAAGAAATTGCTGAGGAAG ACTCAGAGACTTGGGTCCCAGGACTGGATGTATCTGCACTGCtgccctctgacctcagccgctaCTTCCGCTATGAGGGGTCTCTAACCACACCCCCCTGTGCCCAGGGGGTCATCTGGACTGTGTTCAACCAGACAGTGAGGCTGAGTGCTaagcag CTCCAtaccctctctgcctccctgtgggGACCTGATGATGCTCGGCTACAGATGAACTTCCGAGAGACGCAGCCGTTGAATGGGCGAATGATCGAGGCCTCCTTCCCGGCTGGAGTGGAGAGCAGCCCCAGGACCGTTGAGCCAG tCCACCAGAATCCCTGCCTTGCTGCTG gtGACATCCTGGCCTTGGTTTTTGGCCTCCTCTTTGCCGTCACCTGCATCGCCTTCCTTGTGCAAATGAGAAGGCAGCAGAG ACTCCGAAGTGGGACCAAAGGGAATGTTAGCTACCACCCAGCAGAGGTCACCGAGACTGTTGCCTAG
- the CA9 gene encoding carbonic anhydrase 9 isoform X3, with the protein MAPLCPSPWLPLWIPVPSRGPAVQLLLLLLLLVPAHPQSLPQMQGAPGLGGDSSGEDDQLDGENPPSEEDPPGEEDPPGEGDPPGEDPSGMKTEPGEEDSLKLEDLPTVEVPRDTQGSQNNAHRHNKGDDHSHWRYGADPPWPQVSPACAGRFQSPVDIRPELAAFCPALQPLELLGFELPPLPELRLRNNGHTVQLTLPPGLEMALGPGREYRALQLHLHWGAAGRPGSEHTVDGHRFPAEIHVVHLSTAFAKVDDALGRPGGLAVLAAFLQLHTLSASLWGPDDARLQMNFRETQPLNGRMIEASFPAGVESSPRTVEPVHQNPCLAADSEVGPKGMLATTQQRSPRLLPRVLGTWRMCREASQKNLKGSWRLSCPTLYITSFLRSKYFFK; encoded by the exons ATGGCTCCCCTGTGCCCTAGTCCCTGGCTCCCTCTGTGGATCCCGGTCCCTTCCCGGGGCCCTGCTGTGCAACTGCTGCTGTTACTGCTGCTCCTGGTGCCTGCCCATCCCCAGAGCCTGCCCCAgatgcagggggcacctgggttgggaGGAGATTCATCTGGGGAAGATGATCAACTGGATGGGGAGAACCCACCCAGTGAAGAGGATCCACCTGGAGAGGAGGATCCACCTGGAGAGGGGGACCCACCTGGAGAGGACCCATCTGGAATGAAGACTGAACCAGGAGAAGAGGACTCTCTGAAGTTAGAGGATCTACCTACTGTTGAGGTACCCAGGGATACTCAAGGCTCCCAGAATAATGCCCACAGGCACAACAAAG GAGATGACCACAGTCATTGGCGCTATGGAG CCGACCCGCCCTGGCCCCAGGTGTCCCCAGCCTGCGCAGGCCGCTTCCAATCGCCGGTAGATATCCGCCCGGAGCTCGCCGCATTTTGCCCCGCCCTGCAACCCCTGGAACTCCTAGGCTTTGAGCTCCCGCCTCTCCCAGAACTGCGCCTGCGCAACAATGGCCACACCG TGCAACTGACCCTGCCTCCGGGGCTGGAAATGGCTCTGGGTCCCGGGCGGGAGTACCGGGCCCTGCAGTTGCATCTGCACTGGGGGGCTGCGGGTCGCCCGGGCTCGGAGCACACGGTTGACGGCCACCGTTTCCCTGCCGAG ATCCACGTGGTTCACCTCAGCACTGCATTTGCCAAAGTTGATGATgccttggggcgcccggggggacTAGCCGTGCTGGCCGCCTTTCTGCAG CTCCAtaccctctctgcctccctgtgggGACCTGATGATGCTCGGCTACAGATGAACTTCCGAGAGACGCAGCCGTTGAATGGGCGAATGATCGAGGCCTCCTTCCCGGCTGGAGTGGAGAGCAGCCCCAGGACCGTTGAGCCAG tCCACCAGAATCCCTGCCTTGCTGCTG ACTCCGAAGTGGGACCAAAGGGAATGTTAGCTACCACCCAGCAGAGGTCACCGAGACTGTTGCCTAGAGTCCTTGGAACTTGGAGAATGTGCAGAGAAGCCAGCCAGAAGAATCTGAAGGGGAGCTGGAGACTGTCCTGTCCTACCCTTTACATCACTTCCTTTTTAAggtccaaatatttttttaaataa
- the CA9 gene encoding carbonic anhydrase 9 isoform X1, with amino-acid sequence MAPLCPSPWLPLWIPVPSRGPAVQLLLLLLLLVPAHPQSLPQMQGAPGLGGDSSGEDDQLDGENPPSEEDPPGEEDPPGEGDPPGEDPSGMKTEPGEEDSLKLEDLPTVEVPRDTQGSQNNAHRHNKGDDHSHWRYGADPPWPQVSPACAGRFQSPVDIRPELAAFCPALQPLELLGFELPPLPELRLRNNGHTVQLTLPPGLEMALGPGREYRALQLHLHWGAAGRPGSEHTVDGHRFPAEIHVVHLSTAFAKVDDALGRPGGLAVLAAFLQEGPEENSAYEQLLSHLEEIAEEDSETWVPGLDVSALLPSDLSRYFRYEGSLTTPPCAQGVIWTVFNQTVRLSAKQLHTLSASLWGPDDARLQMNFRETQPLNGRMIEASFPAGVESSPRTVEPVHQNPCLAADSEVGPKGMLATTQQRSPRLLPRVLGTWRMCREASQKNLKGSWRLSCPTLYITSFLRSKYFFK; translated from the exons ATGGCTCCCCTGTGCCCTAGTCCCTGGCTCCCTCTGTGGATCCCGGTCCCTTCCCGGGGCCCTGCTGTGCAACTGCTGCTGTTACTGCTGCTCCTGGTGCCTGCCCATCCCCAGAGCCTGCCCCAgatgcagggggcacctgggttgggaGGAGATTCATCTGGGGAAGATGATCAACTGGATGGGGAGAACCCACCCAGTGAAGAGGATCCACCTGGAGAGGAGGATCCACCTGGAGAGGGGGACCCACCTGGAGAGGACCCATCTGGAATGAAGACTGAACCAGGAGAAGAGGACTCTCTGAAGTTAGAGGATCTACCTACTGTTGAGGTACCCAGGGATACTCAAGGCTCCCAGAATAATGCCCACAGGCACAACAAAG GAGATGACCACAGTCATTGGCGCTATGGAG CCGACCCGCCCTGGCCCCAGGTGTCCCCAGCCTGCGCAGGCCGCTTCCAATCGCCGGTAGATATCCGCCCGGAGCTCGCCGCATTTTGCCCCGCCCTGCAACCCCTGGAACTCCTAGGCTTTGAGCTCCCGCCTCTCCCAGAACTGCGCCTGCGCAACAATGGCCACACCG TGCAACTGACCCTGCCTCCGGGGCTGGAAATGGCTCTGGGTCCCGGGCGGGAGTACCGGGCCCTGCAGTTGCATCTGCACTGGGGGGCTGCGGGTCGCCCGGGCTCGGAGCACACGGTTGACGGCCACCGTTTCCCTGCCGAG ATCCACGTGGTTCACCTCAGCACTGCATTTGCCAAAGTTGATGATgccttggggcgcccggggggacTAGCCGTGCTGGCCGCCTTTCTGCAG GAGGGCCCAGAAGAAAACAGCGCCTATGAGCAGTTGCTGTCACATTTGGAAGAAATTGCTGAGGAAG ACTCAGAGACTTGGGTCCCAGGACTGGATGTATCTGCACTGCtgccctctgacctcagccgctaCTTCCGCTATGAGGGGTCTCTAACCACACCCCCCTGTGCCCAGGGGGTCATCTGGACTGTGTTCAACCAGACAGTGAGGCTGAGTGCTaagcag CTCCAtaccctctctgcctccctgtgggGACCTGATGATGCTCGGCTACAGATGAACTTCCGAGAGACGCAGCCGTTGAATGGGCGAATGATCGAGGCCTCCTTCCCGGCTGGAGTGGAGAGCAGCCCCAGGACCGTTGAGCCAG tCCACCAGAATCCCTGCCTTGCTGCTG ACTCCGAAGTGGGACCAAAGGGAATGTTAGCTACCACCCAGCAGAGGTCACCGAGACTGTTGCCTAGAGTCCTTGGAACTTGGAGAATGTGCAGAGAAGCCAGCCAGAAGAATCTGAAGGGGAGCTGGAGACTGTCCTGTCCTACCCTTTACATCACTTCCTTTTTAAggtccaaatatttttttaaataa